TGATGAAGTCAGACAGAAAAACGATACTGACTTCAAGATGGATCCGATGAAACATTGTGGTGAGCCGAAATGCACTTGGCTTTCCTCTGTTTTTTCCGTTACGCTCGTCATTTTCTATGGCATGGAATGCGGATTTATCATTCTTGTGTACGTTATCACCAAATTCGCCTATCATGAGGTATGTTTTCTCAACTCAATATTTTGATTGTTCGGAAGTGGTTTTAAGCGATCTTTTTATTGATGATATACAAGAGATGATTAGGGGTTGCTGTGTATGACATATAAATATGATGTCGCCTTATCATTTGCGGGTGAAGACAGGGATTTTGCCGAAGCTGTGGCTACGATGCTTAGGTCGCAAGACGTGGAGGTTTTTTATGATGAATTTAATGCTGCAGAGTTATGGGGAAAAGACCTGCCGGTTGAATTTAGAAAAAAATATTCCACTGATAGCCGGTACTGCATAATAGTTCTTTCAGATTATTATCTAAAGAAAGTGTGGACTATATGGGAGCTTAGAAACGCTATAGAGAAAAGCATTCAAGAAAAAGGAGAAGAATATATACTTCCAGTTCGTCTTGATGGTTTTTCCGGCGAGGTTCCAGGGCTTCTTGACACGATTGGATATGTTTCTGCAAAAAGTACGGAACCTGAGAAGGTTGTGGACCTTTTTCTCCAGAAGATCGGAAGAAAGAAACAAGATGAGGGGCGAAAGCTGAATAAATCAAATTTATCAAAGTCCTATATACCTAAGCTTGGGAGATCCTTTTCCGATCAGGAAAAGAAAAAGTTTCTTAGGGAATCTTTTGAACACATAGTCTCCGCCATTGGTGGATTTGCGGGTGAAACTAAGAATGAATACCCGAACTTTGAATTTGAGGTCGAAAATATAACAACAAGGAAAGTCCTGTTTACTCTTTACAACAATGGAAGCATATTAACCAACTTGAAAATATGGATAAACGGGGGAATGGGGAGAGATGAAATTTGGATGCTACATGGGACCCGTATAGATGTGAACGAAGACAAATCAACAAACGAAATGATTTATGTGGAAGAACACGAAGGAGAACTTAAATTAAAACCCATGGGAATGTTAGCTTTTACACATAATGTAGATTTTATGTCTCCGCAAGAAACAGCAGAATATATCTGGAAAGCTATCTGCTCTAAATTTTCATATTAAGTTGAGAACACATAAAAAGCATTCTTGAGATAAATTTCCCAATGAGGCCTATAACCCATCTCCAGCACGAATGGCTCCAGACTTAGCAAAGGAGAAACTAGCCTGTTTCCCTAGAGGTTCCAAGATTCTTGATCCAATGTGTGGTTCGGGGACAACTCTGCGGCATGCCATTAATGCGGGACATAGTGCTGTTGGATAATTCATATCTAAAATCGGAAGGAGAAACACTTAGTGAGATACCGTGAAAGAAAAGACAACAAAAACATATGGCACTTCTGCACTAATTGCTCAAAATGGCCTACTAGACCTGGATCCTACAATGGAGCAAACAGTGTGAGGTCAGCCGATTCAAGCAAAGCTACGGGAAAGTCTATCGGAAAATTTTGTCAAGAATGCCTTTCCAGAGATAAAGATGGTCTGTGTTATAAATTCTGATTATCTAAATTTCAGGTTGCGATCTACTAGCAATGTTTAATATTAGAGAACCTATTTCACCCGAAAAAAACATTTCCTTATTCAAATAGTCAACATAATGTATTCCTTTAGCCGAAACAGACTTATCAAAACAATCAAGACAAACAACATCGTTTCTGCACTGTTTAGGTACTATGGATTCTCACACATAATCAGGCACATGAAAATTCAACGAATCTGGTCTTTTACAAATATCACACCTTTGTATCCACAACATTTTTATTTTACTTTTGGGCATTAGTAGTCACCCGTCTTTCTTATGTTGTAACCTTCCTTAACCAGAAAATGAAGGCAATAAGGCTTTTGTGAGTTTTTTAGGAATTTTTGTTTGTTAAACTTCCTTGTACCTTGTAAATGTTTTTGCTAAGGGTTGAGTCTCCTTTGAATTAACGGAACTAAAGATGTTGTACCCAATTTTGGTAGGCATTGCTTAACCAATCTTTAGCTTCCGCCTGCACTTCACTTTCATCTGTTTCTTGTGCCCCATACTACTTTTTCCGTCTCTATGATGTTACTCCCACCAGGCAGAAACGCCCTGAACAAACGCTCTTCTCTGACGCGTCTCAACGACAATCCCGTTACCCTTTGAATAGACGCGGCGAATAGGATCCTTTGATATAATGCTCCCAAGGTACTTCCCATCTTCATGAAACCAGCGCAAGCGCTTTTTTTCAAGCAACCCAAAACCCGTCTGTGCGACAATAAGGTCACCGCCATCAAAAGTGTCAACGAGTGCGTGCAATGCGTCGTCACGCAACACGTAGAGCCTAGTTGCCGTCAGCAAATAGAGATAATCTCCGGTGTCCACTATCCTGTGTGGCACGCTGCCAATATCATATACCCGAACTCCTTCTCCCTTCTCATTGACCAAAACGACGCGACCAGAGTAACTGGCAACGTAAGATGCGTCTGAGTTCGCCGCAAAACCTGCGGCATAAATCCAATCGGAGGCATAGGCTTCATCAGCCGACATGCCAAGGCTTAAAGTGAATGTTTCACCGTCAACCTCAAACTCCATGCTTTCCATCTCAGCAACGAAAGTAGCGCCGGTATATTCTGGGAGAGATCTAGCATCAACTCCAGTAAGCACTTCTGCTGCCGCATTAAGTGCCTTCATCCTGTCATGGGCTTGCGGGTCTTCTGGATTGAGGTCGGGATGCAGCTGCCTAGCGAGTTCGTGATAGCGTAACTTTAAATCCTTCGGCATAAGTGGAAGTGAGAGACCCATGAGAGAAAGCGCTTTGTTCACCTCGTCGCTCGTTCCGAATTCGTTGCTAGGTGTAGCTACCCGCGTCCAACCTTCCTGCAAGGGCATTTTCACACCCCAGAGACCCTTGCCTTCCATGTCTACGCACCACGCCTCATCCACGGCGGTAAAGAGATAACGGGTTGCGTTTTGGGATAGAGAGACGCAACGAATATGGTTTTTGAGTTGATCTTCCTGAATCTTGAGTCTTTTTATTAGAGGAAGAATCTCAGGGGCTTGGGTCAGTGCGGTTTCCAAAGCCAGCTCAAGGTTGTCATCGTACGCGTGGACAACACAGTCCTTCGACATCGCTATCAAGCCGTGCCCCAAGGAATGAACACCGATGCGATAAACTGCGTGTTGTAGCCCTTTCTTTGCAACTAGTTTCCCGTTTCTATCGTAACGCAATGCGGCCGCTTCGATTTGACCAAGACCGTCGGCATTACCCAGGTCATCTATTATGAAGAGTCCTGAATCTGTCGGATGCATCTGTCGGAATGCTGTATCCGGACGTTCTTCTAGCGGTATTTTCTCGATCGCCGTAATGCTCCAGTCAGCATCATGAACTTCGAAGTAATTCTGCGGCTCTGGAATCTCTTTTTGTTCGCGAGCGGATTGTGCCTCCCACCGCATCGGCGCTCGGGGCAATGGCACGTAACTGAGCGAGGAAATATCAATTTCATTTAGCCTCGGTGGGTTTTGGTGCGTACGATGCGACCCAACAACACGTTTTGGAGGAGGTGTTGGGACATTAGGTGAATCTGAAGGTAATAAATTATATGCACGCCCGGTCTTGACGCGCACGATTTTACCAGCCTTATCGAGATAGGAGATAAGATTTGCTACTCGGTGTCCATCAGTTTCCCCAACTAGTCCTTTGACTTCGGTCTGCAGACAGTTCGGGTGCTTTTTAACCGCATCAAGAATTGCCTGAAACAGATGCAGGTCACGCTGATGTTGCTCAACCTTCTCGACCCACGGCGAAAGCTCAGGCGTAGAAGCCACTATCTCTCGCATCCGAACAAGCCCCTCATTATCGTTGAGCATGGCAAGTATTGTTCCACCTTGCTGCAAAGCTGGGATTGAAGAAATATCAAAGGATCCGTATTCGGCGCAGGTCTCCTTTACAAACTTGGGAATGTATTCTAGGTTTTCACGGACAAGTCGACCCGCCTTTTCGTAATCCCGTTTCGAAATCGCCTCTTGCATCTTTTCCATGGTTCTGAAGTAAACATCACTCACGGAATTCTTGTTCGACCGCAATTCTCGCTCAACAATCAAGTCGTCAGTACTGTCTTCTCGAACCGGTTTCTTAGAGGAACTATTTCCGAACAATCGTTTTATTAAATCTGACATTAATTCTTTCGCTTCTCCTTACTTGGTCTTTCGTTACGCCAGATTTTACGGGATTATTAATCTGACTAGATAAGTTTTATTTTTTCAAGAAGGTTCTATGGTATTTAGTATGATGTTCTATTGGGGTCAAGAAGAGCCTTTGCTCTTTTTTCCTCTAATAGCAATTCTTATGTTTTTAGCCTGATTTTCGCCCGGCGAACCAGAACGAGATGACTGCGGCGCTTACCGGGAGAATAGCGAGAAACATGTCCTTTGCTTCGGTGTACTTTCCTTTCCAGAAAAGGGCTCCAGTCAAGACATAACCCCCAGCAAATAGAAAAGCAGCAGACCAGTACGTAACCCTGACTCTTACTTGGCTCTTTTTAATTTCCTGATCTTCCTTAGTCAATTTTGGTTTTGTCATATAATACTCTCCTTTGACTTTTTTTAGGACTATGCCTTCCTATAAGGAAAAAAGCAAGATTTCTTTTGATTTTCCCAAACATCTTCTTCGTCAGAGGTATAACGTAATATGCCCCAGAGAAAGAAAACCTTAGAAATCGTAGAACTCCTTGAGAAATTCCCGAATGAAGCCTCTGCTAGAAAGTGGTTTACGGAAAGTGCAATTGT
Above is a genomic segment from Candidatus Dadabacteria bacterium containing:
- a CDS encoding DnaJ domain-containing protein, whose product is MSDLIKRLFGNSSSKKPVREDSTDDLIVERELRSNKNSVSDVYFRTMEKMQEAISKRDYEKAGRLVRENLEYIPKFVKETCAEYGSFDISSIPALQQGGTILAMLNDNEGLVRMREIVASTPELSPWVEKVEQHQRDLHLFQAILDAVKKHPNCLQTEVKGLVGETDGHRVANLISYLDKAGKIVRVKTGRAYNLLPSDSPNVPTPPPKRVVGSHRTHQNPPRLNEIDISSLSYVPLPRAPMRWEAQSAREQKEIPEPQNYFEVHDADWSITAIEKIPLEERPDTAFRQMHPTDSGLFIIDDLGNADGLGQIEAAALRYDRNGKLVAKKGLQHAVYRIGVHSLGHGLIAMSKDCVVHAYDDNLELALETALTQAPEILPLIKRLKIQEDQLKNHIRCVSLSQNATRYLFTAVDEAWCVDMEGKGLWGVKMPLQEGWTRVATPSNEFGTSDEVNKALSLMGLSLPLMPKDLKLRYHELARQLHPDLNPEDPQAHDRMKALNAAAEVLTGVDARSLPEYTGATFVAEMESMEFEVDGETFTLSLGMSADEAYASDWIYAAGFAANSDASYVASYSGRVVLVNEKGEGVRVYDIGSVPHRIVDTGDYLYLLTATRLYVLRDDALHALVDTFDGGDLIVAQTGFGLLEKKRLRWFHEDGKYLGSIISKDPIRRVYSKGNGIVVETRQRRAFVQGVSAWWE
- a CDS encoding TIR domain-containing protein gives rise to the protein MTYKYDVALSFAGEDRDFAEAVATMLRSQDVEVFYDEFNAAELWGKDLPVEFRKKYSTDSRYCIIVLSDYYLKKVWTIWELRNAIEKSIQEKGEEYILPVRLDGFSGEVPGLLDTIGYVSAKSTEPEKVVDLFLQKIGRKKQDEGRKLNKSNLSKSYIPKLGRSFSDQEKKKFLRESFEHIVSAIGGFAGETKNEYPNFEFEVENITTRKVLFTLYNNGSILTNLKIWINGGMGRDEIWMLHGTRIDVNEDKSTNEMIYVEEHEGELKLKPMGMLAFTHNVDFMSPQETAEYIWKAICSKFSY